From Skermanella sp. TT6, a single genomic window includes:
- a CDS encoding terminase small subunit produces MSAPAPAEPTAKSRPAASSRPLLTSRQEAFCHAMAGGVGGAEAARQAGYSGNGAKQRGAFLMRQPEIRVRIDEIRAARRADHQARLDHADRQVARIIEDALETKRLGVALRAVEFGLKLCGVIQDKRIAHHYNGCLDNRPHPDADLEQLAADPEEELDPLRFRPGSTREPAAEEAGNAAMMTDDDLSAPSVPSTPAELPATAPAQPAEPAPQASPEPGASRSAAARPAAPSGMMTDDDLARELQLLTSDLSALLCSTSLAGSVPAFGPSPGIISAAKPGSAHPTLRALAAAGPSLADSLCG; encoded by the coding sequence ATGTCCGCCCCAGCCCCCGCCGAACCCACCGCCAAGTCCCGGCCTGCCGCATCCTCCCGGCCGCTGCTGACCTCGCGTCAGGAAGCTTTCTGCCACGCCATGGCCGGTGGCGTCGGCGGGGCGGAGGCGGCGCGGCAGGCGGGCTATTCGGGGAACGGCGCCAAGCAGCGGGGCGCCTTCCTGATGCGCCAGCCGGAAATCCGGGTGCGGATCGACGAGATCCGGGCAGCCCGGAGGGCAGACCATCAGGCGCGCCTCGACCATGCCGACCGGCAGGTGGCCCGCATCATCGAGGACGCCCTGGAGACGAAGCGCCTGGGGGTGGCGCTCCGCGCCGTCGAGTTCGGCCTGAAGCTGTGCGGCGTCATCCAGGACAAGCGGATCGCCCATCATTATAACGGCTGCCTCGACAACCGGCCCCATCCCGACGCCGATCTGGAACAGCTCGCCGCCGACCCGGAGGAGGAACTCGACCCCCTCCGCTTCCGTCCCGGCTCCACGCGGGAACCCGCGGCGGAGGAGGCCGGCAACGCCGCCATGATGACCGATGATGACCTTTCGGCACCTTCCGTACCGTCCACGCCCGCCGAGCTTCCCGCGACCGCTCCGGCACAGCCTGCCGAACCGGCACCGCAGGCGTCCCCGGAGCCCGGCGCGTCCCGATCCGCAGCCGCACGGCCGGCGGCGCCGTCCGGAATGATGACCGATGATGACCTTGCGCGGGAATTGCAACTGTTGACCTCCGACCTGTCCGCGCTCCTCTGCTCGACGTCGCTGGCCGGCTCCGTCCCGGCGTTCGGGCCGTCCCCCGGCATCATTTCCGCCGCCAAGCCGGGCAGCGCCCATCCCACCCTCCGCGCGCTTGCCGCCGCAGGGCCGAGCTTGGCGGACAGCCTCTGCGGCTGA
- a CDS encoding DUF6516 family protein: MSKARPLIDRKVIYDDGGILQIRIWSVPSPVMASRHKYKYSLFYGRDGVRLVGYDNERGKGDHKHIREDELSYPFTDLDRMIDDFMADVTAIREGKL, encoded by the coding sequence ATGAGCAAGGCGCGCCCCTTGATCGACCGCAAGGTCATCTATGACGACGGTGGGATCCTTCAAATCCGGATCTGGTCGGTGCCGTCGCCGGTCATGGCCAGCCGGCACAAATACAAATACAGCCTGTTTTATGGCCGCGATGGTGTGCGGCTGGTCGGTTACGACAATGAGCGGGGCAAGGGCGATCACAAACACATCCGCGAAGATGAATTGTCTTATCCATTCACGGATCTCGACAGGATGATTGATGATTTCATGGCCGATGTGACTGCGATACGGGAGGGAAAGCTGTGA
- a CDS encoding IS256 family transposase produces the protein MARRKDPVIPDAILDQLLAGADAKTAFDQNGLLDQLKKALTERALKAELDHHLAGDESGNRRNGYGHKTVLTDGGSMGLSIPRDRSGTFDPALIGKYQRRFPGFDEKIISMYARGMSTREITGHLRELYGIEVSADLISTVTDAVIEEVTAWQNRPLEAIYPLVFLDAIRVKIRDEGLVRNKAIHVAIGVRADGAKEVLGLWIEQNEGAKFWLRVLNELKNRGVEDILLAVVDGLKGFPEAIAAAYPETIVQTCVVHLLRHSMEFASWKDRKAIAAALKTVYDAVDDKAAEMALSAFETGPWGEKYAAIGKAWRRAWPEVIPFFAFPREVRRILYTTNAIEALNSKLRRAVRARGHFPNDEAALKLLFLVLNRAEKDWKMPPREWTAAKAQMAVIFGDRFAKAMTA, from the coding sequence ATGGCCCGACGCAAAGATCCTGTTATCCCTGACGCGATCCTTGACCAGCTGCTGGCTGGAGCCGATGCGAAGACGGCATTCGACCAGAACGGCCTGCTCGACCAGCTGAAGAAGGCGCTGACGGAGCGGGCGCTGAAGGCGGAGCTGGATCATCATCTGGCTGGAGATGAGAGCGGCAACCGTCGCAACGGTTACGGCCACAAGACGGTGCTGACCGATGGCGGCTCGATGGGTCTGTCCATTCCCCGCGATCGGTCGGGGACGTTCGATCCGGCGCTGATCGGCAAATACCAGCGGCGCTTCCCCGGCTTCGACGAGAAGATCATCTCAATGTACGCACGCGGCATGTCAACCCGGGAGATCACGGGACACCTGCGGGAGCTCTATGGCATCGAGGTGTCGGCCGACCTGATCTCCACGGTGACGGACGCCGTGATCGAGGAGGTGACGGCCTGGCAGAACCGGCCGCTGGAGGCGATCTACCCCCTGGTGTTCCTGGATGCCATCCGGGTCAAGATCCGCGACGAAGGTCTGGTCCGCAACAAGGCCATCCATGTCGCCATCGGCGTGCGGGCCGACGGCGCCAAGGAGGTGCTGGGCCTGTGGATCGAACAGAACGAGGGCGCCAAGTTCTGGCTGCGCGTCCTGAACGAGTTGAAGAACCGGGGTGTGGAGGACATCCTGCTGGCCGTCGTCGATGGGCTGAAAGGCTTTCCCGAGGCGATCGCGGCTGCCTATCCGGAGACGATTGTTCAGACTTGCGTCGTTCATCTGCTGCGCCACAGCATGGAGTTCGCGTCCTGGAAGGACCGCAAGGCCATCGCCGCCGCCCTGAAGACGGTCTACGACGCTGTCGACGACAAGGCCGCCGAGATGGCTCTGAGCGCCTTTGAGACCGGGCCTTGGGGCGAAAAATACGCGGCCATCGGCAAGGCTTGGCGGCGGGCGTGGCCGGAGGTCATCCCCTTCTTTGCCTTCCCGCGCGAGGTCCGGCGCATCCTTTACACGACCAATGCCATTGAAGCGTTGAACTCAAAGCTGCGCCGGGCGGTCCGGGCCAGGGGGCATTTCCCCAATGACGAGGCCGCGCTGAAGCTCCTGTTTCTCGTCTTGAACCGCGCGGAGAAAGACTGGAAGATGCCGCCCCGGGAATGGACGGCCGCCAAAGCCCAGATGGCTGTCATCTTCGGCGACCGGTTCGCAAAGGCGATGACCGCCTGA
- a CDS encoding sulfite exporter TauE/SafE family protein, with the protein MFTTTIATITTIGTIIAAIAFLIAGFVKGVIGLGLPTVAIGLLGLVMPPAEAAALLVVPSLVTNVWQLAAGPSFRVLLRRLWPMLVGICIGTWAATLAGAGLMAGGEADHAAAALGVALLAYACFGLSRARFTVPHGVEGRFSLLVGAATGAVTAATGVFVIPAVPWLQALELRRDDLVQALGLSFLTSTVAMAAGLAEGGAFDGAVAGASLLALVPALAGMALGQRVRTLVRPETFRRCFFLGLLALGGHLALRPLL; encoded by the coding sequence ATGTTCACCACCACCATCGCTACCATCACCACCATCGGCACCATCATCGCCGCCATCGCCTTCCTGATCGCCGGCTTCGTGAAGGGAGTCATCGGGCTCGGCCTGCCGACGGTCGCCATCGGCCTGCTCGGTCTGGTCATGCCGCCTGCCGAAGCCGCGGCGTTGCTGGTGGTACCGTCCCTGGTGACCAATGTCTGGCAACTGGCGGCGGGTCCCAGCTTCAGGGTGCTGCTTCGGCGGCTCTGGCCGATGCTGGTCGGCATCTGCATCGGGACCTGGGCCGCGACCCTGGCCGGCGCGGGCCTGATGGCCGGCGGGGAAGCGGACCATGCGGCCGCCGCGCTGGGCGTCGCCCTGCTGGCCTATGCGTGCTTCGGGCTTTCCCGGGCGCGGTTCACGGTTCCCCACGGGGTGGAAGGGCGATTCTCGCTCCTGGTCGGTGCCGCTACCGGCGCGGTCACCGCCGCCACCGGCGTGTTCGTGATCCCGGCGGTTCCGTGGCTCCAGGCGCTGGAGCTTCGGCGGGACGATCTGGTCCAGGCGCTCGGCCTGTCGTTCCTGACCTCCACGGTCGCGATGGCGGCGGGGCTGGCGGAAGGCGGCGCGTTCGACGGGGCCGTGGCCGGGGCGTCGCTGCTGGCCCTGGTCCCGGCGCTTGCCGGAATGGCGCTCGGCCAGCGGGTGCGGACCCTTGTGCGGCCCGAAACCTTCCGGCGCTGCTTCTTCCTGGGACTGCTGGCGCTGGGCGGGCATCTGGCCTTGCGACCGCTGCTTTGA
- a CDS encoding serine protease — MTPATTGFAKPPDLPEMVDDVLDAARNLDAARLDEAAEILVAHLRRQSDPPATPLVKRVLGELRRWRHFGTLQRFADAMIRMGCDSHFVYHQYAQALIDRGELIPALDLLKRLEERARNDRVEYPETCGLLGRTYKQIFVEARGSRLGMGESALGQSVAWYNRIYEADAERVWHGVNVVALLRRAERDGIRVPNAPDAAQLAARIRDHIGQRWTEVLPAWDYATAAEACIALEDWPGAERWLGKYLAAQDVDAFAIAGTLRQLTEVWDLGAYGGQGGALLSVLRAELLRREDGRISLTPGQVQGMQGADPSTFERVLGDTGSTTYKWMRMGMERARAVAMIRAPDGRGRGTGFLLRGSDLHQSLGDGSFLLTNAHVVSDNPEDCADLCSEEAAVTFEAAAEPGFSAPQYGVAGVVWSSSPLDLDATLLRLDGTPHGVEPCPISKGLPFLAADQRVYIIGHPLGGDLSFSLQDNRLLDHEGPTAGRPSRADRCLLQYRAPTQPGSSGSPVFAGQGWRVIGLHCRGGKEMRKLNGQSGLHEANEGVWIQSIRQNMAKSMGG, encoded by the coding sequence ATGACCCCAGCGACAACCGGGTTTGCCAAACCGCCGGACCTGCCGGAAATGGTCGATGACGTCCTCGACGCGGCCCGCAACCTGGATGCCGCGCGGCTGGACGAGGCGGCCGAGATCCTGGTCGCCCATCTGCGGCGCCAGTCGGACCCGCCGGCCACGCCCCTCGTCAAGAGGGTTCTCGGGGAACTGCGGCGCTGGCGGCATTTCGGCACCCTGCAACGGTTCGCCGACGCGATGATCCGGATGGGCTGCGATTCGCACTTCGTCTACCACCAATACGCCCAGGCGCTGATCGACCGGGGGGAACTCATCCCCGCCCTCGACCTGCTGAAACGGCTGGAGGAGCGCGCCCGCAACGACCGGGTCGAGTATCCCGAGACATGCGGACTGCTCGGCCGCACCTACAAGCAGATCTTCGTCGAGGCCCGGGGCAGCCGGCTGGGCATGGGCGAGTCGGCGCTGGGCCAGTCCGTCGCGTGGTACAACAGGATCTACGAGGCCGACGCGGAGCGGGTCTGGCACGGCGTCAACGTGGTCGCCCTTCTGCGCCGCGCCGAGCGGGACGGCATCCGGGTCCCGAACGCGCCCGACGCCGCGCAGCTGGCCGCTCGCATCAGGGACCATATCGGCCAGCGCTGGACGGAGGTACTGCCCGCCTGGGACTACGCCACCGCCGCCGAGGCCTGCATCGCGCTGGAGGACTGGCCCGGGGCGGAACGCTGGCTCGGCAAGTACCTGGCCGCGCAGGACGTGGACGCCTTCGCCATCGCCGGCACCCTGCGCCAGCTCACCGAGGTATGGGACCTCGGGGCCTATGGCGGGCAGGGCGGCGCGCTGCTGTCCGTGCTCCGGGCCGAACTGCTCCGGCGCGAGGACGGCCGCATCAGCCTCACGCCCGGTCAGGTGCAGGGGATGCAAGGTGCCGATCCAAGCACCTTCGAGCGCGTCCTGGGCGATACCGGTTCAACCACCTACAAGTGGATGCGTATGGGCATGGAACGGGCGCGGGCGGTCGCCATGATCCGCGCTCCGGACGGGCGGGGCAGGGGGACCGGCTTCCTGCTGCGCGGCAGCGACCTGCACCAGTCCCTCGGAGATGGGAGTTTCCTGCTGACCAATGCCCATGTGGTCAGCGACAATCCCGAGGACTGCGCCGACCTGTGCAGCGAAGAGGCGGCGGTCACTTTCGAGGCCGCGGCCGAACCTGGCTTTTCCGCACCGCAATATGGCGTGGCTGGAGTGGTCTGGAGTTCCTCTCCCTTGGATCTCGACGCGACCCTGTTGCGGCTGGACGGGACGCCGCACGGCGTCGAACCCTGTCCCATCTCGAAGGGCCTGCCTTTCCTGGCTGCAGACCAGCGGGTCTACATCATCGGCCATCCCCTGGGAGGCGACCTCAGTTTCTCCCTTCAGGACAACCGGTTGCTCGACCACGAGGGGCCGACCGCCGGCCGGCCCAGCCGGGCCGACCGCTGCCTGTTGCAGTACCGCGCCCCCACGCAACCCGGCAGTTCCGGCAGCCCGGTATTCGCCGGGCAGGGGTGGCGGGTCATCGGCCTGCATTGCCGCGGCGGGAAGGAGATGCGCAAGCTGAACGGGCAGTCCGGCCTCCACGAGGCGAACGAAGGGGTTTGGATACAGTCTATCCGCCAGAACATGGCAAAATCCATGGGGGGCTGA
- a CDS encoding alanine/glycine:cation symporter family protein, with translation MEAFTEGLNALNGVVWGVPMLVLILGTGLFLQVRLKLMPLAKIGYGTRLVWQGRKAGSAQDGEISPFAALMTALAATVGTGNIAGVATAIALGGPGALFWMWCTALVGMATKYAEVLLAVHYREVDDKGEHVGGPMYAIKNGLGPRWRWLGVAFALTAGFAGFGIGNMVQANAIAGVAENTFGVPVWLTGVVLTVVTGAVILGGIKRIGRVAEALVPAMCVSYVLCALFVLVVFADRLPEAISLVFTHAFTPVAASGGFAGAAVWAAMRYGVARGIFSNEAGLGTAGIAQAAGTTRSPVRSALVGMMGTFIDTLIVCTMTGLAIIVSGVWNSGQSGAVLSSSAFEAAMPGIGQYLLSVELAVFAFTTILGWSYYGEKCWEFLVGTRSAKPYRICWTLAVFLGAVAQLDLVWLIADTLNAFMAIPNLISLLLLSPVIVKLSREYFARETDGRLVAAE, from the coding sequence GTGGAAGCTTTCACCGAAGGCCTCAACGCCTTGAACGGCGTTGTCTGGGGTGTCCCCATGCTGGTGCTGATCCTGGGCACCGGCCTGTTCCTGCAGGTGCGGCTCAAGCTGATGCCGCTCGCCAAGATCGGCTACGGCACCAGGCTCGTCTGGCAGGGCCGCAAGGCGGGATCCGCGCAAGACGGCGAGATCAGCCCCTTCGCGGCCCTGATGACGGCGCTGGCCGCGACGGTCGGCACCGGCAACATCGCGGGCGTCGCGACCGCCATAGCCCTCGGCGGCCCGGGCGCCCTGTTCTGGATGTGGTGCACCGCGCTGGTCGGCATGGCGACCAAGTATGCCGAGGTCCTTCTGGCCGTCCATTACCGCGAGGTGGACGACAAGGGCGAGCATGTCGGCGGGCCGATGTACGCGATCAAGAACGGCCTCGGCCCGCGCTGGCGCTGGCTCGGCGTGGCCTTCGCGCTGACCGCCGGCTTCGCCGGTTTCGGCATCGGCAACATGGTGCAGGCCAACGCCATCGCCGGGGTCGCGGAGAACACCTTCGGCGTTCCGGTCTGGCTTACCGGCGTCGTCCTGACCGTCGTCACCGGCGCCGTCATCCTGGGCGGCATCAAGCGGATCGGCCGGGTGGCGGAGGCGCTGGTCCCGGCTATGTGCGTCAGCTACGTGCTCTGCGCCCTGTTCGTCCTGGTCGTCTTCGCCGACCGGCTGCCCGAGGCGATCTCCCTGGTGTTCACCCACGCCTTCACCCCGGTCGCGGCCAGCGGCGGCTTCGCCGGCGCCGCGGTCTGGGCGGCCATGCGCTACGGCGTCGCCCGCGGCATCTTCTCCAACGAGGCCGGCCTCGGCACCGCCGGCATCGCCCAGGCGGCCGGCACCACGCGCAGCCCGGTCCGCTCGGCCCTGGTCGGCATGATGGGCACCTTCATCGACACCCTCATCGTCTGCACCATGACCGGCCTGGCGATCATCGTGTCCGGCGTCTGGAACAGCGGCCAGTCCGGAGCCGTGCTGTCGTCGTCGGCGTTCGAGGCGGCGATGCCGGGGATCGGCCAGTATCTCCTGTCCGTCGAGCTCGCGGTCTTCGCCTTCACCACCATCCTGGGCTGGTCCTACTACGGCGAGAAGTGCTGGGAATTCCTGGTCGGCACCAGATCCGCGAAGCCTTACCGGATCTGCTGGACGCTGGCGGTGTTCCTCGGCGCCGTGGCCCAGCTCGACCTCGTCTGGCTGATCGCCGACACGCTCAACGCCTTCATGGCGATCCCCAACCTGATCTCGCTGCTGCTGCTGTCGCCCGTGATCGTCAAGCTGAGCCGCGAATACTTCGCGCGGGAAACCGACGGCAGGCTGGTGGCCGCGGAATAG
- a CDS encoding trypsin-like peptidase domain-containing protein, whose amino-acid sequence MPAASPPIALALALGLSAALAVGGCAVSAPDASPVPGVPTLAPMLREVTPGVVNVAVTGRAQALNPLLNDPFFRRFFDLPDLPLPQRPPQPPRRTFSSGSGVIVDAGRGYVLTNSHVVAEAESIEVTTKDNRRFEARLVGRDPGTDIAVLRIVPGDGSQGGPQGGSLGDLQAVPFGDSAALEVGDYVVAIGNPFGLGQTVTSGIVSALGRGGLRVEGYEDFIQTDASINPGNSGGALVDLQGRLVGINTAILAPSGGNVGIGFAVPANMARTVMDQIIRYGEVRRGRIGISVQDLTPDIAAALGTRSTSGAIIAAVETGSPADRAGLRRGDVVIAIDGAEVRSATQVRNHVGLKRVGDPVTLTVERNGARDTLTARIEEEPKPPGG is encoded by the coding sequence ATGCCCGCAGCAAGCCCCCCGATCGCGCTCGCCCTGGCGCTTGGCCTTTCCGCCGCCCTGGCGGTCGGCGGGTGCGCGGTCTCGGCGCCGGACGCCTCCCCGGTCCCGGGAGTGCCGACGCTCGCCCCGATGCTCCGCGAGGTGACGCCCGGCGTCGTCAACGTCGCGGTGACGGGCCGCGCGCAGGCCCTGAACCCGCTGCTCAACGACCCCTTCTTCCGGCGCTTCTTCGATCTGCCCGACTTGCCGCTGCCGCAACGCCCACCGCAGCCGCCGCGCCGGACCTTCTCCAGCGGCTCCGGCGTGATCGTCGATGCCGGGCGGGGCTATGTGCTGACCAACAGCCACGTGGTCGCGGAGGCCGAGTCGATCGAGGTCACCACCAAGGACAACCGCCGCTTCGAGGCCCGGCTGGTCGGGCGGGACCCCGGAACCGACATCGCCGTGCTTCGGATCGTGCCGGGCGACGGCTCCCAGGGCGGTCCCCAGGGCGGCTCCCTGGGAGACCTCCAGGCCGTGCCGTTCGGCGACAGCGCCGCGCTGGAGGTCGGCGACTACGTCGTCGCCATCGGCAACCCGTTCGGCCTGGGCCAGACGGTCACCTCGGGCATCGTCAGCGCGCTCGGCCGCGGCGGCCTGCGGGTCGAGGGATACGAGGACTTCATCCAGACCGACGCCTCGATCAACCCCGGCAATTCCGGCGGCGCGCTGGTCGATCTCCAGGGTCGCTTGGTCGGGATCAACACTGCCATCCTGGCGCCCAGCGGCGGCAATGTCGGCATCGGCTTCGCCGTGCCCGCCAACATGGCGAGGACCGTGATGGACCAGATCATCCGGTACGGCGAGGTCCGGCGCGGCCGGATCGGGATCTCCGTCCAGGACCTGACGCCCGACATCGCGGCGGCCCTCGGCACCCGCTCGACATCAGGCGCCATCATCGCCGCGGTCGAAACCGGCTCCCCCGCCGACCGCGCCGGCCTGAGGCGCGGCGACGTGGTGATCGCCATCGACGGGGCGGAAGTCCGCAGCGCCACCCAGGTCCGCAACCATGTCGGCCTCAAGCGCGTCGGCGACCCGGTGACTCTCACCGTGGAGCGCAACGGCGCCCGCGACACCCTGACCGCCCGGATCGAGGAGGAGCCGAAGCCCCCCGGCGGCTGA
- a CDS encoding LysR substrate-binding domain-containing protein translates to MRFDLTDLRLFLHVAESSNITRGAERAGLALASASARIRAMEEELGVPLLERGRRGVRTTPAGQALAFHARTVLEQMERMRGELGAYARGLKGHVRLWANSAAVAEFLPDPLAGFLAANPHIDIDLDEKPSPRIVEGVAEGLADIGIVADGIDVGDLETRPFRIDRLVVVAPPDHPAAAFRHVAFREIVDAEFIGLGRHSALQEHIRLHAARMGRTLKLRVRMGGFDAVCRLVAQGVGLGVVPEMAARRCAANLPIRVVGLTDAWALRHLTICLRRFDQLSPQARLLVEALGADGS, encoded by the coding sequence ATGCGCTTCGACCTGACCGACCTGCGCCTGTTCCTGCATGTCGCGGAGTCCTCGAACATCACCAGGGGAGCCGAACGGGCCGGTCTGGCCCTGGCGTCTGCCAGCGCCCGTATCCGCGCGATGGAGGAGGAACTGGGGGTTCCGCTGCTCGAACGCGGGCGGCGCGGCGTGCGGACGACGCCCGCCGGCCAAGCTCTCGCTTTCCATGCCCGGACGGTGCTGGAGCAGATGGAGCGGATGCGGGGAGAGCTGGGCGCCTATGCGCGCGGGCTGAAGGGGCATGTGCGGCTGTGGGCGAATTCGGCGGCCGTGGCCGAGTTCCTGCCCGATCCGCTGGCGGGCTTCCTTGCCGCCAACCCGCATATCGACATCGACCTGGACGAGAAGCCGAGCCCCCGGATCGTCGAGGGCGTCGCGGAAGGCCTGGCGGATATCGGCATCGTCGCGGACGGCATCGATGTCGGCGATCTGGAGACCCGCCCGTTCCGGATCGACCGGCTGGTGGTCGTGGCCCCTCCCGATCATCCGGCCGCCGCGTTCCGGCACGTGGCTTTCCGCGAGATCGTGGACGCGGAGTTCATCGGCCTGGGCCGGCACAGCGCCTTGCAGGAGCATATCCGGCTTCACGCGGCGCGCATGGGGCGAACGCTGAAACTGCGCGTCCGGATGGGCGGATTCGATGCGGTCTGCCGGCTGGTGGCCCAGGGCGTCGGCCTTGGCGTGGTGCCGGAGATGGCGGCGCGGCGGTGCGCGGCGAACCTGCCGATCCGGGTGGTCGGCCTGACGGATGCGTGGGCGCTGCGGCACCTGACGATCTGCCTGCGCCGGTTCGACCAGCTTTCCCCGCAGGCGCGGCTGCTGGTGGAGGCGCTGGGGGCGGATGGGAGCTGA
- a CDS encoding M20 family metallopeptidase translates to MKDANEHEIRAWLAEREPAMLALLAELVNIDSGSYDKPGVDSVGARLEQFFESAGIAVQTEPVAERGDVMRMATAPDPAGPDHAAPAFLLMGHRDTVFPKGEASRRPFRIDGGRAYGPGVADMKGGLVMNAFVMAAFKRFAPGVPLVALMTGDEEIGSLASRPFIEREARKARAVFNAEPGRVSGNVVTGRKGGLHFTFEVTGKAAHSGVNFTDGASAIGEMAHKILALHGLTRVPEGITVNVGLAGGGQSHNTTAPHARGEIDTRYVTNDQRDHLVASVERIMAEVQVPGTRSRATLLSEFLPLVPTPASEAVTGAYLAVAAELGHPISGEFTGGCADSGFTASLGAPTLCGTGPVGGKAHTADEYIEVPSLLARAQILATTVLRMARPA, encoded by the coding sequence ATGAAGGACGCGAACGAACACGAGATCCGGGCCTGGCTGGCCGAGCGGGAACCCGCCATGCTGGCGCTGCTGGCCGAGCTGGTGAACATCGACAGCGGCTCCTACGACAAGCCCGGCGTGGACTCGGTCGGCGCGCGGCTGGAGCAATTCTTCGAGTCCGCCGGGATCGCCGTCCAGACCGAGCCGGTCGCGGAGCGCGGCGACGTGATGCGCATGGCCACGGCTCCCGACCCTGCCGGCCCCGATCATGCCGCCCCGGCCTTCCTGCTGATGGGCCACCGCGACACCGTGTTCCCCAAGGGCGAGGCGTCCCGCCGGCCCTTCCGCATCGACGGCGGCCGGGCCTACGGGCCCGGCGTCGCCGACATGAAGGGCGGGCTGGTCATGAACGCCTTCGTCATGGCGGCCTTCAAGCGGTTCGCGCCCGGCGTCCCGCTGGTCGCCCTGATGACCGGGGACGAGGAGATCGGCTCGCTCGCCTCCCGGCCCTTCATCGAGCGGGAAGCCCGGAAGGCCCGCGCGGTCTTCAACGCCGAGCCGGGGCGCGTGTCCGGCAACGTGGTCACCGGGCGCAAGGGCGGGCTGCACTTCACCTTCGAGGTGACGGGGAAGGCGGCCCATTCCGGGGTCAACTTCACCGACGGCGCCAGCGCGATCGGCGAGATGGCGCACAAGATCCTGGCCCTGCACGGCCTGACCCGCGTGCCCGAGGGCATCACCGTGAATGTCGGCCTGGCCGGCGGCGGCCAGTCCCACAACACCACGGCCCCCCACGCCCGGGGCGAGATCGACACCCGCTACGTGACCAACGACCAGCGCGACCATCTCGTCGCCTCGGTGGAGCGGATCATGGCGGAGGTCCAGGTGCCCGGCACCCGCTCGCGCGCGACCCTGCTGAGCGAGTTCCTGCCGCTGGTGCCGACGCCCGCGAGCGAGGCGGTGACCGGCGCCTATCTCGCCGTCGCGGCCGAGCTGGGCCACCCGATCTCGGGCGAGTTCACCGGCGGCTGCGCCGATTCCGGCTTCACCGCCAGCCTGGGAGCGCCCACCCTGTGCGGCACGGGTCCGGTCGGCGGCAAGGCCCATACCGCCGACGAGTATATCGAGGTTCCCTCCCTGCTCGCCCGCGCCCAGATCCTTGCCACGACCGTTCTGAGGATGGCCCGCCCCGCCTGA
- a CDS encoding winged helix-turn-helix transcriptional regulator — protein sequence MSTLEIHVGVDLAREAGSIKDALRRHEAGEAVQEAHITFESWEGLTQVLTSKRLEILRHLHRNPETSIRSLSKALNRDYKNVHQDVTALISAGLIDDHDGLRAEYDSIEMKMAL from the coding sequence GTGAGCACGCTGGAGATTCATGTCGGGGTCGATCTCGCGCGGGAGGCTGGCTCGATCAAGGATGCGCTACGCCGGCATGAAGCTGGGGAAGCGGTTCAAGAGGCTCATATCACTTTCGAGTCCTGGGAGGGACTGACGCAGGTTCTGACCAGCAAGCGTCTGGAAATCCTGCGGCATCTTCACCGCAACCCGGAAACCAGCATCCGGAGCCTGTCGAAGGCGCTCAACCGTGACTACAAGAATGTCCATCAGGATGTCACGGCGCTGATCTCGGCCGGTCTGATCGATGATCATGACGGGTTGCGCGCCGAGTACGACTCTATCGAGATGAAGATGGCACTTTGA